In Meiothermus ruber DSM 1279, the following proteins share a genomic window:
- a CDS encoding NAD(P)-dependent oxidoreductase — MKAAFIGLGAMGYPLAGHLAKRYETLVWNRTFDKALAHAKAYGSRPADLSELGQADILFTCLPTSLEVDEMAHKLLPYLRPGTLWVDHTSGEPELARKTAQVLQEKGVSYLDACLSGGVAGAVQGRATVMAGGSAEDFARARPVMEVYAAKIVHVGPLGSGHAVKAVNNALLAVNLWALSEGMVALVKQGVDARLALEVINASSGRSNVSENLFGQRVLSRQFTNTFALGLLAKDLGICAKVLEAAGTPAPLLRQMREFFEIAKREVGSTDVDHTAVARLLEQWSGVEIR, encoded by the coding sequence ATGAAAGCAGCTTTTATCGGACTGGGCGCTATGGGGTATCCGCTGGCTGGACATCTGGCAAAACGATACGAGACCCTGGTTTGGAATCGCACCTTTGATAAGGCCCTGGCCCACGCCAAGGCCTATGGCTCCAGGCCAGCCGATCTGAGCGAACTCGGCCAGGCCGATATTCTGTTCACCTGTCTGCCCACTTCCCTCGAGGTTGATGAGATGGCCCACAAGCTACTGCCCTACCTGCGCCCCGGCACGCTTTGGGTGGATCACACCTCGGGCGAGCCCGAGCTGGCCAGGAAGACCGCCCAGGTGCTGCAGGAGAAAGGGGTTTCCTACCTGGATGCCTGCCTGTCAGGTGGCGTGGCCGGTGCGGTTCAGGGCAGGGCCACTGTGATGGCCGGGGGTTCAGCCGAAGATTTTGCCCGTGCCAGGCCGGTCATGGAGGTCTATGCCGCAAAAATTGTGCACGTAGGGCCGCTGGGGTCGGGGCATGCGGTCAAGGCGGTGAATAATGCCTTGCTGGCGGTTAACCTGTGGGCCCTGAGTGAAGGCATGGTGGCCCTGGTCAAGCAAGGGGTGGATGCCAGGCTGGCCCTCGAGGTCATCAACGCCTCCTCGGGCCGCTCCAACGTGAGCGAGAACCTGTTTGGTCAGCGGGTGCTGAGCCGCCAGTTTACCAACACCTTTGCGCTGGGCTTGCTAGCTAAAGATCTGGGTATTTGCGCCAAGGTGCTCGAGGCCGCCGGCACCCCGGCCCCCCTGCTGCGGCAGATGCGGGAGTTTTTCGAGATTGCCAAGCGCGAGGTGGGCAGCACAGACGTGGATCACACCGCTGTGGCCCGGCTGCTCGAGCAGTGGTCGGGGGTTGAAATCAGGTAA